AATCATCATTCACGAACCCTATCTGGATCTTTTCGTCGACCGCGTCATGGAGCGGGTTATTCCCGTGAAGGAAGCGATTCACGGCTCGCCCGCCGATGGCTACATCATCGAGAAGGTGAACATAGATCCGAAAGCGGTGACCGTGAAAGGCATCCGCAATGATCTTCTGAAACTGCGCTATGTCTATACCGAGCCGATTGATGTCAGCGGCTTTCAGGAAAGCCGTGTGCTCGATGTCAGATTGGTATCACCTGGGCTCGGAGCAGATGCTCTCTCCACCGATATGGTGCGCGTGGCCCTGCAGGTGGGCGACAGTAAAATCAATAAGCGTTTCGGCAACATACCCGTGGAAATCGTCGGGGCCGATCAGGGCGCTACGGTGAAACCGCAGTTCGTTTCCATCATGGTGCAGGGTGTTCCCGGCGTTTTGAACTTTCTGAAACGCAGCGATTTCCGCGCCTTTGTCGAAGTCCGGGGCCTTGGACCCGGGCGCTACGAGCAGGATATTCGAGTCAAAATACCCGCCGATACCGCGTTGATTGAAACCTTTCCTGAAAAAGGCATCGTTTCGATTGGCAAGGACTGAACTTTCCTTGCCTCGTAAAATCGTCTAGTCTGGGAGCCTAACGATTATATGAGCTAAGGATACAAGAGTGGGCAAATATTTTGGCACAGATGGCATTCGTGGCAAGGCCAACGTCGCACCCATGTCACCCGATTTTGTTCTGCGTTTAGGCCAGGCCATTGGCCTTCATTTTCGCAACGCCTATCCCCATCCCAAAATTCTGATCGGCAAGGACACGCGCCGCAGTGGTTATATGCTGGAGCAGGCGCTTTCCGCAGGTATCTGCAGCGTCGGTGTCGACGTGCAATTCCTCGGGCCTTTGCCCACGCCCGGTATCGCTTACCTGACCCGCGGCATGCGCGCCTGCGCGGGCATTGTGATTTCCGCCTCGCATAATCCCTATGATGATAACGGAATCAAGATCTTCAGTGAAAACGGCTATAAATTACCGGATGAAATCGAAAATAAATTGGAAGAGATGGTCGATAATCCTTCCCATGAAACCTTTCCCACCGGCATCCATATCGGTCGCGCCAAGCGCATCGATGATGCCGTGGGCCAGTACGCGGTCTTTTTAAAGGAACAGTTTCCCAAACATCTGAAACTCGATGGTCTGCGCATCGTCGTCGACTGCGCGAATGGAGCTGCCTATAAGGTTGCGCCCAAGGTCTTCGAGGAACTCGGTGCCGAGATCTTCGTCACCGGCAACAATCCCGATGGTCGCAACATCAACGAGCAGTGCGGGGCTTTGCATCCGGCCTCGCTGGTTGAGAAAGTCAAACTCTACAAGGCGGATCTGGGTGTCGCGCTCGATGGGGATGCCGATCGCCTGATCGTGGTCGATCACACGGGCGAGCTTGTGGATGGGGACCAGATCCTGGCCATCTGTGCCGGTCATCTGGTCAAGGCCGGACGTCTGAAAAAGTCGACCGTCGTCTCGACTGTTATGAGCAATATGGGCCTGGAAATTGCGCTCCAGCGCATGGGTGTCAAGCTGCTGCGGGCCAAGGTCGGTGATCGTTACGTGGTCGATGAGATGCGTAAAGGTGGCTATAACCTCGGCGGCGAACAGTCGGGTCACCTTGTTTTCATGGACCTCAATACCACCGGGGACGGAATTCTGGCTGCGCTTAACCTCCTGGAAGTCATGCTGGAAAACGGCAAACCCCTGGCTGAGCTGAAACGCTGTATGGAGGTCCTGCCTCAGGTCTTGCGGAACGTCCGCGTTCAGCATAAGACTCCCTTTGAACAGCTGCCGGATGTCCATAAGCTGATCCAGGCGGCCGAGGAAAAACTCGGGCAAAGAGGACGCGTCCTGGTTCGCTATTCGGGTACAGAGAATCTGGCCCGGGTGATGCTGGAGGGCGAAGACCAGCACCGGCTGGAAACCATGGCCGCCGATATCGCGCGCGCTCTGGAAACAGCCCAGAAATAAAGGCTTGGGGAAATGATACGACTGGGTGTGAATATTGATCATGTGGCCACGCTGCGCAACGCACGCGGTGAAAGCTATCCGAGTCCGGTGCAGGCTGCGGCCTTTGCTGAACTCGGTGGTGCCGATAACATCACCTGCCATCTGCGCGAAGATCGGCGTCATATCCGTGATGCGGATGTGGAGCTTCTGAAACGCACGATCCAGGTGCCGCTCAATTTTGAAATTGCGGCCACGGATGAAATGGTGCGCATCGCCTCGTCCACGAAGCCGCATGCCGTGACGCTCGTTCCCGAAAAGCGCCAGGAGCTGACCACGGAGGGTGGCCTTGACCTGAGTCAGTCCTCGAAAAAACTCGGCGATCAGATTCACGCTCTGCGTGACCTCGGTATCGTCGTGTCCCTTTTTGTGGAACCCGACGTCAAGGACATGATCGCCGCGAAAAAACTCGGGGCCCAGGCCATCGAAATTCACAGCGGACATTACTGCCGCGCGATGCAGGACGCCCGCACCACAGCCGAACAGCTTGCTCTTCTCAAGCCTTTGCAGGAAGCCGCGCGCGTGGCTCATGACCAGGGTCTTCAGGTTCATGTCGGTCACGGTTTGAACTATAGCCAGGCGCATTGGATGCAGCTCGTGCCGCATCTGGAAGAAGCCAATATCGGTCACGCGATCGTGGCCCGTGCGATTTATGTGGGTCTGACCCAGGCCGTTCGGGAAATGAAAGCCTTGCTCAACGATCCTCAATTCCGTCCCAGCGTGGGCGGCTAAGGCAGGACCATGGCAGAGGAACTTTTTCGTCAGAGCCATGCGGAAGGTGATACGGCGCTTTTAAAGGCCGTGCAGGCCGAGCTTCAGCAGTATCCCTATTTCGTGCTCTGGCTGCAGGGCGAGATGGGTGCGGGCAAAACCAGTTTTGTACGCGCCTATCTTTACGAGCAGGGCCTTGCGGAAAACACGCCGGTCGTCTCGCCCACCTACACCATCATGAATGAATATCAGATCGGTCACGACTGGTACGCGCACCTCGACCTTTATCGTGCGGATGAGAATTTTTCGCTGCAGGAACTCGGGGTCCATGATGCGCGGCCCTATCGCGGGCTTTTCGTCGAATGGCCCGAACAGGGCGGTCCTGGGGAAATCCTTCCTCCTTCTCACGTCTTGAAGATCGAGGCGGACGGCTGGGATCGCCGCATTTATACATTGATTCGAATCCAAAATAAAAAATAAGAGGGCAAGCATGAGTCTCGATTTGCAATTTCTGAAAGACCTCGGCATCAGCAAGGAAAACGCTGCGGCCAGCACCGGCGTGGAATGGTTCGGTTCCAAGCAAAAAGGCAAGTTCGATTCCTATTCACCCGTCGATGGCCAGCTCATCGGCAGCGTGTATAAAGCCGATCGCCAGGACTATGAAAGAGTCATCAAGACCGCGGAAGCCGCAGCCTTGAAGTGGCGGCAAATTCCAGCGCCACAGCGCGGGGAAATCGTTCGGCAGATGGGCGAGAAACTTCGCCAGTTCAAAGCCCCGCTCGGCAGGCTCGTCGCCTATGAGATGGGGAAATCCCTTCAGGAAGGCTTGGGTGAAGTTCAGGAGATGATCGATATCTGCGATTTCTCCGTTGGTCTCTCACGGCAATTGCACGGCCTCACGATGCATTCGGAGCGCCCCAATCACCGCATGTATGAGCAGTGGCATCCCGTCGGACTCGTCGGAATTATTTCCGCTTTCAACTTCCCGGTCGCGGTCTGGTCCTGGAACTCCATGATAGCAGCGGTTTGCGGTGATGTTTCCATTTGGAAGCCTTCGGAGAAAACGCCACTTTCGGCTATTGCGTGTTTTAACATCCTGCGCGATGTTCTGGTGGCAAATAAAGTGCCGGAAGGCGTGATGAGTCTGATCGTAGGTGACGTCGCTGAAATTGGCGAACCGATGACTGCGGACACCCGCATTCCTTTGATCTCGGCGACCGGCTCGACCCGCATGGGCAAGCGCGTGGGAGCCGTGGTCGGCGCGCGTCTCGGTCGCAGCATTCTGGAGTTGGGCGGGAACAATGCCATCATCCTGACCCCGGATGCTGATTTGAAACTCGCAGCGCCTGCGGTTGTGTTCGGTGCGGTGGGAACCTGCGGCCAGCGCTGCACGACGACCCGTCGCCTTGTGATTCATGAGTCGATCTATGAGCAGGTGAAAACCATGTTGCTCAAGGCTTATAGCGGTCTTCGCATCGGCTCGCCCCTGGACGAGAAGAATCACGTCGGTCCTTTGATCGATAAGCAGGCTGTGGAGATGATGCAGTCCGCATTGAATCAGGCGAAGAAGGAAGGCGGCACTCTGATTTACGGCGGCGAGGTTCTGAGCGGCGGTGAATACGATTCAGGCTGCTATGTGAAGCCGGCGATCGTCGAGGCGAAGCCGGAAATGCATATGGTGCAGGAAGAGACCTTCGCTCCCATCCTTTATCTGCTAAAATACAGTGGAGATGTGGAGAATGCGATCGCCATCCAGAACAATGTGAAGCAGGGCCTCAGCTCTTCGATCTTCACCTTGAATCTGCGGGAAGCCGAAACCTTCCTTTCCGCCCACGGTTCGGATTGCGGTATCGCCAACGTCAACATCGGCACGTCCGGTGCGGAAATCGGCGGCGCCT
This region of Oligoflexus sp. genomic DNA includes:
- a CDS encoding pyridoxine 5'-phosphate synthase, producing MIRLGVNIDHVATLRNARGESYPSPVQAAAFAELGGADNITCHLREDRRHIRDADVELLKRTIQVPLNFEIAATDEMVRIASSTKPHAVTLVPEKRQELTTEGGLDLSQSSKKLGDQIHALRDLGIVVSLFVEPDVKDMIAAKKLGAQAIEIHSGHYCRAMQDARTTAEQLALLKPLQEAARVAHDQGLQVHVGHGLNYSQAHWMQLVPHLEEANIGHAIVARAIYVGLTQAVREMKALLNDPQFRPSVGG
- a CDS encoding aldehyde dehydrogenase family protein → MSLDLQFLKDLGISKENAAASTGVEWFGSKQKGKFDSYSPVDGQLIGSVYKADRQDYERVIKTAEAAALKWRQIPAPQRGEIVRQMGEKLRQFKAPLGRLVAYEMGKSLQEGLGEVQEMIDICDFSVGLSRQLHGLTMHSERPNHRMYEQWHPVGLVGIISAFNFPVAVWSWNSMIAAVCGDVSIWKPSEKTPLSAIACFNILRDVLVANKVPEGVMSLIVGDVAEIGEPMTADTRIPLISATGSTRMGKRVGAVVGARLGRSILELGGNNAIILTPDADLKLAAPAVVFGAVGTCGQRCTTTRRLVIHESIYEQVKTMLLKAYSGLRIGSPLDEKNHVGPLIDKQAVEMMQSALNQAKKEGGTLIYGGEVLSGGEYDSGCYVKPAIVEAKPEMHMVQEETFAPILYLLKYSGDVENAIAIQNNVKQGLSSSIFTLNLREAETFLSAHGSDCGIANVNIGTSGAEIGGAFGGEKETGGGRESGSDAWKAYMRRQTNTINYGRQLPLAQGIKFDI
- the glmM gene encoding phosphoglucosamine mutase, translating into MGKYFGTDGIRGKANVAPMSPDFVLRLGQAIGLHFRNAYPHPKILIGKDTRRSGYMLEQALSAGICSVGVDVQFLGPLPTPGIAYLTRGMRACAGIVISASHNPYDDNGIKIFSENGYKLPDEIENKLEEMVDNPSHETFPTGIHIGRAKRIDDAVGQYAVFLKEQFPKHLKLDGLRIVVDCANGAAYKVAPKVFEELGAEIFVTGNNPDGRNINEQCGALHPASLVEKVKLYKADLGVALDGDADRLIVVDHTGELVDGDQILAICAGHLVKAGRLKKSTVVSTVMSNMGLEIALQRMGVKLLRAKVGDRYVVDEMRKGGYNLGGEQSGHLVFMDLNTTGDGILAALNLLEVMLENGKPLAELKRCMEVLPQVLRNVRVQHKTPFEQLPDVHKLIQAAEEKLGQRGRVLVRYSGTENLARVMLEGEDQHRLETMAADIARALETAQK
- the tsaE gene encoding tRNA (adenosine(37)-N6)-threonylcarbamoyltransferase complex ATPase subunit type 1 TsaE — protein: MAEELFRQSHAEGDTALLKAVQAELQQYPYFVLWLQGEMGAGKTSFVRAYLYEQGLAENTPVVSPTYTIMNEYQIGHDWYAHLDLYRADENFSLQELGVHDARPYRGLFVEWPEQGGPGEILPPSHVLKIEADGWDRRIYTLIRIQNKK
- a CDS encoding CdaR family protein, with translation MIRALLSRVVRFVFHNFGYKVLSLFLAVIVWAIIQGEQVQEMSREVLVAIHVTPDYGIRGELVRVKAATIRGPQAWLLEVPKKLTADIYIPAGKVGRYRIRLSKDDIKNLNERLEIIIHEPYLDLFVDRVMERVIPVKEAIHGSPADGYIIEKVNIDPKAVTVKGIRNDLLKLRYVYTEPIDVSGFQESRVLDVRLVSPGLGADALSTDMVRVALQVGDSKINKRFGNIPVEIVGADQGATVKPQFVSIMVQGVPGVLNFLKRSDFRAFVEVRGLGPGRYEQDIRVKIPADTALIETFPEKGIVSIGKD